Proteins encoded by one window of Chondromyces crocatus:
- a CDS encoding serine/threonine-protein kinase, whose amino-acid sequence MNDGDRRGVSDTLLWGTPYRVHRWLGRGGSGDVFEAEHQHLARSVVVKVLHPDLCREPRGMERMRLEAQVLARLSHPNLVAVRDFGVTAEGRAYLVMERLRGRTFDDELRARGKLPVQEAISYVVQALTGLAAVHAVGIVHRDVKLENLFVCEPDATGHRVVKLLDFGAIKLLSPSLPIAAAFATAQGVLLGSPRYLAPEQLTTGIVDARADLYAMGIALYALLTGRGPFAPAQRLTDILHAHTSEVPAPPSRWAPEIPPYLDHLVLQALEKDPAHRFSSAAAFATALTQAATAMATPHPVPAASRASSLPGALNPLVVCASRPSLLAGVASDRSSSPAASASYESPSRPVDPLPSLAPGHAHQAPVTRWAVTEPLDPRHVLAAAWPGLQPPQRRHGRRLGFWAMGSALLGFAVAMLLHTWH is encoded by the coding sequence ATGAACGACGGCGATCGGCGTGGGGTCAGCGACACGTTACTCTGGGGGACACCCTATCGTGTCCATCGGTGGCTCGGGCGCGGTGGCTCGGGCGACGTCTTCGAAGCCGAGCATCAGCACCTCGCCAGGTCGGTGGTGGTGAAGGTCCTCCACCCCGACCTGTGCCGTGAGCCACGCGGCATGGAGCGCATGCGCCTCGAAGCCCAGGTACTCGCGCGCCTCTCCCACCCGAACCTGGTTGCGGTGCGCGACTTCGGCGTGACCGCCGAAGGGCGGGCCTACCTGGTGATGGAGCGCCTCCGCGGCCGTACCTTCGACGACGAGCTCCGAGCGCGCGGCAAGCTTCCTGTCCAGGAGGCCATCTCCTACGTGGTGCAAGCCCTGACGGGGCTCGCTGCCGTGCACGCCGTCGGCATCGTGCATCGCGACGTCAAGCTCGAGAACCTCTTCGTCTGCGAGCCCGACGCGACGGGGCATCGGGTGGTGAAGCTCCTCGACTTCGGCGCCATCAAGCTGCTGTCACCCTCCCTTCCGATCGCTGCCGCCTTCGCGACGGCGCAAGGCGTCTTGCTCGGATCCCCCCGCTACCTCGCCCCCGAGCAGCTCACGACCGGCATCGTGGATGCGCGCGCCGACCTGTACGCGATGGGCATTGCGCTCTATGCCCTCCTGACCGGACGAGGACCGTTCGCGCCTGCACAGCGCCTCACCGACATCCTCCACGCCCACACCAGTGAAGTGCCAGCGCCCCCCTCGCGGTGGGCGCCCGAGATCCCTCCCTACCTGGATCACCTCGTCCTGCAGGCCCTCGAAAAAGATCCAGCACACAGGTTCTCCAGCGCCGCCGCCTTCGCCACTGCGCTCACCCAGGCAGCGACGGCGATGGCGACCCCGCATCCTGTCCCCGCCGCGTCCCGCGCTTCCTCGCTGCCTGGCGCGCTCAACCCCCTCGTCGTGTGCGCCTCCAGGCCCTCCCTCCTCGCTGGGGTGGCCTCCGACAGGTCGTCGTCACCTGCTGCAAGCGCGTCTTACGAGAGCCCCTCACGCCCTGTCGACCCACTCCCGTCGCTCGCTCCAGGACACGCACACCAGGCACCCGTGACCCGCTGGGCCGTGACCGAACCCCTCGATCCTCGCCATGTGCTGGCGGCTGCGTGGCCAGGGCTCCAGCCACCCCAGCGACGACACGGACGACGCCTGGGTTTCTGGGCGATGGGCTCTGCGCTGCTCGGCTTCGCCGTCGCGATGCTGCTCCACACCTGGCACTGA
- a CDS encoding PEGA domain-containing protein: MRSRSLISLGLLLFTAIAAPRSALAGKPQAGPDAPAPPPAAAPAPATPAAAPAAAPEAAAPAPPAGANDPNARAAQLYQEGNEFYDQGKYAEAEVKYQAAWDLAQSFDVAGNLGNTEMLTGQYRDAAEHLTYALKTFPLGGTPQKRKFLEDLLDKAKAQIGTLQIAVNLNGAEVRLDGKRIGESPILGELFVAPGEREIEVRRGTLQVKRSILVAKGSSQRVAVQLESGPRKEILITGGAVGAAGIGLGVVFAILSSGKGSDAAAEPMGSPVRAGLRDDQTVFGNVSFWSFVGGGLALAGTGVYWLIAASEPAPTTTPVRGLRATPIVTGQGGGLMLGGSF; the protein is encoded by the coding sequence ATGCGATCCCGAAGCTTGATCTCCTTGGGCCTCTTGCTGTTCACCGCCATCGCTGCGCCCCGCTCCGCTTTGGCGGGCAAACCGCAGGCTGGCCCAGACGCACCCGCACCTCCTCCCGCGGCCGCTCCAGCCCCTGCGACGCCAGCCGCTGCACCTGCTGCCGCGCCAGAGGCCGCAGCGCCGGCTCCCCCTGCGGGCGCGAACGATCCGAACGCGCGTGCCGCGCAGCTCTACCAGGAAGGCAACGAGTTCTACGATCAGGGCAAGTACGCCGAGGCCGAGGTGAAGTACCAGGCCGCCTGGGACCTCGCGCAGAGCTTCGACGTCGCCGGCAACCTCGGCAACACCGAGATGCTCACCGGTCAGTACCGTGACGCTGCCGAGCACCTCACCTACGCCCTCAAGACCTTCCCCCTCGGCGGCACCCCGCAGAAGCGCAAGTTCCTCGAAGACCTCCTGGACAAGGCCAAAGCGCAGATCGGCACCTTGCAGATCGCCGTGAACCTGAACGGCGCCGAGGTCCGCCTCGACGGCAAGCGCATCGGCGAGTCCCCCATCCTCGGCGAGCTGTTCGTCGCCCCGGGCGAGCGCGAGATCGAGGTGCGGCGTGGCACCCTGCAGGTCAAGCGCTCCATCCTCGTCGCCAAGGGCTCGTCGCAGCGCGTCGCCGTGCAGCTGGAGTCAGGCCCTCGCAAGGAGATCCTCATCACCGGCGGTGCCGTCGGCGCAGCCGGCATCGGCCTGGGCGTCGTGTTCGCGATCCTCTCCAGCGGCAAAGGCTCCGACGCCGCCGCCGAGCCGATGGGATCTCCGGTGCGCGCTGGCCTGCGCGACGATCAGACCGTCTTCGGCAACGTCTCCTTCTGGAGCTTCGTCGGCGGCGGCCTCGCCCTCGCCGGCACCGGCGTGTACTGGCTCATCGCCGCCAGCGAACCGGCCCCCACCACGACCCCGGTCCGAGGTCTCCGCGCAACACCGATCGTGACCGGTCAAGGCGGAGGCCTCATGCTGGGTGGGAGTTTCTAG
- a CDS encoding PD40 domain-containing protein: MSDVEGSGDEVDGQDFMPRRRKWPALLALGVLVAAAGGAGLWLSRRPVPLRVLIAIDLDGTWWEGSEPAAELADRVGEHLTKLGFEPVRGGDPEVAAVLEKASSPEEAARKLRAAFLVTSLLVPERIEHPVDKGYVEVRVAGGIAVRHMDDAEACQQQQITGWSGAPEKDEAMRLVARSLSSMAVDAVVPSLLAHPTIQSVLESSDIKRLEKLQPAKKYVAYRQSRLKEVEDAYAATGREREAAERGAKVQYHSVPSAADTLGTVGPAGALVRTADVTPFISPTTLNLTGITRMETVVWRAPDGKERPLWSGYHIFSQPSAAPEGSPVLFVEDLFGWAKTLTVVDAGGKARRLRVDAQHRFVGPEVAPGGKLAALYDRACRDCAGDLLVISLDDGSERFLLPLDGGEFHGFTWLSPTSLAYLHRPKPPSEGGDEADLGVEGPVKPAKAQASTAKAQAQVAPAQVLTLIDVSKRPASVVKSIEVPASETWARPSASTDGRKLAVVLFKDGPNRLATIDVESGKVTVHDPEGRADEPAMSPDGTRVAFSREGDIALLTLATGETRALTANPMLERSPRFSPDGKRVYFESVGADPSLPRRQVSLVASVEVP; this comes from the coding sequence ATGTCCGACGTCGAGGGGTCCGGGGACGAGGTCGATGGCCAGGATTTCATGCCCAGGCGACGCAAGTGGCCTGCGCTGCTCGCGCTGGGGGTGCTGGTCGCGGCGGCCGGAGGCGCTGGCCTCTGGCTGTCACGGCGGCCCGTCCCCCTGCGGGTGCTGATCGCCATCGACCTCGACGGGACCTGGTGGGAGGGCTCGGAGCCGGCGGCGGAGCTGGCCGATCGGGTCGGCGAGCACCTGACCAAGCTGGGCTTCGAGCCCGTGCGCGGCGGCGACCCGGAGGTCGCGGCGGTGCTGGAGAAGGCCAGCTCTCCGGAAGAGGCAGCGCGCAAGCTGCGTGCGGCGTTCCTCGTCACCTCGCTGCTGGTCCCGGAGCGCATCGAGCACCCCGTGGACAAAGGCTACGTCGAGGTGCGGGTCGCGGGCGGGATCGCCGTGCGGCACATGGACGACGCGGAGGCGTGCCAGCAGCAGCAAATCACGGGCTGGTCGGGCGCGCCCGAGAAGGACGAAGCCATGCGCCTCGTCGCCCGGTCGCTGAGCAGCATGGCCGTGGACGCCGTGGTCCCCAGCTTGCTCGCGCACCCGACCATCCAGTCCGTGCTGGAGAGCAGCGACATCAAGCGCCTGGAGAAGCTCCAGCCCGCGAAGAAGTACGTCGCGTACCGGCAGAGCCGGCTGAAGGAAGTCGAGGACGCCTACGCTGCCACGGGACGCGAGCGCGAAGCCGCGGAGCGAGGCGCCAAGGTGCAGTACCACAGCGTCCCGTCAGCCGCGGACACGCTCGGCACCGTGGGTCCCGCCGGCGCGCTGGTGAGGACGGCGGACGTGACCCCGTTCATCTCGCCCACCACGCTCAACCTCACTGGCATCACCCGCATGGAGACGGTCGTCTGGCGAGCCCCCGATGGCAAAGAGAGGCCGCTCTGGAGCGGCTACCACATCTTCAGCCAGCCCTCGGCCGCGCCGGAGGGCTCCCCCGTGCTCTTCGTCGAGGACCTGTTCGGCTGGGCGAAGACGCTGACCGTGGTGGACGCCGGCGGCAAGGCGCGGCGACTGCGGGTGGACGCCCAGCACCGCTTCGTGGGCCCGGAGGTCGCGCCCGGAGGCAAGCTCGCCGCCCTGTACGATCGCGCCTGCCGCGACTGCGCCGGCGACCTGCTCGTGATCTCGCTCGACGACGGCAGCGAGCGGTTCCTCCTGCCTCTCGACGGCGGCGAGTTCCACGGCTTCACGTGGCTGAGTCCGACCTCGCTCGCGTACCTGCACCGCCCGAAGCCTCCTTCGGAAGGCGGCGACGAGGCCGACCTGGGCGTCGAGGGCCCGGTGAAGCCTGCGAAGGCGCAGGCGTCCACCGCGAAGGCGCAGGCGCAGGTTGCCCCGGCACAGGTGCTGACCCTCATCGACGTGAGCAAGCGCCCTGCGAGCGTCGTGAAGTCCATCGAGGTGCCCGCCAGCGAGACCTGGGCGCGCCCCTCGGCGAGCACCGACGGCCGCAAGCTCGCGGTGGTGCTCTTCAAGGACGGCCCCAACCGGCTGGCCACGATCGACGTCGAGAGCGGCAAGGTGACCGTGCACGATCCCGAGGGACGCGCCGACGAGCCCGCGATGTCCCCGGACGGCACCCGGGTCGCCTTCAGCCGGGAGGGCGACATCGCGCTCTTGACGCTCGCCACCGGCGAGACCCGCGCGCTCACCGCCAACCCGATGCTGGAGCGCTCGCCGCGCTTCTCGCCGGACGGCAAGCGCGTGTACTTCGAGTCGGTGGGCGCCGATCCGAGCCTGCCCCGCCGGCAGGTGAGCCTCGTGGCCTCGGTGGAGGTGCCATGA
- a CDS encoding SPFH domain-containing protein, producing MLPVLVTLGLLLLAYLLSGFRQINQWEVALRFTLGKLSGRVAPGLTMFLPGVQELRRIDTRMKNRDLLRQMVITRDNVTTMIDAVVYYRVTDPEKATLAVENYEAAVKDRAKVVLRDVVGETRLDELLAHREEVAAKVRAQVETAVSAWGLHVETIGLQDVQLPPQMQEVLAKVAIAERDRRYVVIKSEADVESAKNFAEAASILSRSPGAMELRRFEALANLSQGNTKVIFDLAKPYDDVRRTAAAIAEASNSEDLSQRRRLPHPGQQEHHVPMDAQAQREAEAIAEAQAVLETEEAERRGRMGSA from the coding sequence ATGCTCCCTGTCCTCGTCACGCTCGGGCTTCTCCTGCTGGCCTACCTGCTGTCGGGCTTCCGCCAGATCAACCAGTGGGAGGTGGCCCTGCGCTTCACGCTGGGAAAGCTCTCGGGGCGGGTGGCGCCCGGGCTGACGATGTTCCTGCCCGGGGTGCAGGAGCTGCGGCGCATCGACACGCGCATGAAGAACCGCGACCTGTTGCGGCAGATGGTGATCACCCGGGACAACGTGACCACCATGATCGACGCGGTGGTGTACTACCGCGTCACCGATCCGGAGAAGGCGACGCTCGCGGTCGAGAACTACGAGGCGGCGGTGAAGGATCGCGCGAAGGTGGTGCTGCGCGACGTTGTCGGCGAGACGCGGCTCGACGAGCTTCTGGCGCACCGGGAGGAGGTCGCCGCCAAGGTGCGCGCTCAGGTCGAGACGGCGGTGAGCGCGTGGGGGCTGCACGTGGAGACGATCGGCCTGCAGGACGTCCAGCTCCCGCCGCAGATGCAGGAGGTGCTCGCCAAGGTCGCCATCGCCGAGCGCGACCGCCGCTACGTGGTCATCAAGAGCGAGGCCGACGTGGAGAGCGCCAAGAACTTCGCCGAGGCCGCCTCGATCCTCTCGCGCTCGCCGGGCGCGATGGAGCTGCGGCGCTTCGAGGCGCTCGCGAACCTGTCGCAGGGCAACACCAAGGTCATCTTCGATCTCGCCAAGCCTTACGATGACGTCCGCCGGACTGCGGCGGCGATCGCCGAGGCGTCGAACTCGGAAGACCTGAGCCAGCGGCGGCGTCTCCCGCACCCTGGGCAACAGGAGCACCACGTCCCCATGGACGCCCAGGCCCAGCGCGAGGCGGAGGCCATCGCCGAGGCGCAGGCGGTGCTGGAGACCGAGGAAGCCGAGCGGCGCGGTCGCATGGGCAGCGCGTGA